A genomic window from Syntrophorhabdales bacterium includes:
- a CDS encoding phenylphosphate carboxylase subunit gamma codes for MATWDTYIQKDFGALGEDEEWVAVIRDLTPGRGKYRSTHARIRISKDPKKYPETLWVRLGRGQLIETPCSMQILEFVDVFPEGM; via the coding sequence ATGGCAACCTGGGATACTTACATACAGAAAGATTTTGGAGCGTTAGGCGAGGATGAGGAGTGGGTGGCCGTAATTCGCGACCTCACGCCCGGCCGAGGAAAGTACAGGTCGACGCATGCAAGGATACGAATATCAAAGGACCCCAAAAAATATCCTGAGACACTCTGGGTGAGGCTCGGCAGGGGCCAGCTTATTGAAACCCCTTGCTCCATGCAGATTCTCGAATTTGTCGACGTTTTCCCAGAAGGGATGTGA
- the ppcA gene encoding phenylphosphate carboxylase subunit alpha, protein MAYKYYKDNRVYIEALQKTGDLVVINEEVDWDLEMGAIVRRMCERKSPAAYFKKIKEYPEFEAFGAPIATWRRLAICFGLPPEATIPEIQTEYLKRTSGPAIPPRIIDKKDAPCKEKILMGDDANLLNLPAPMVHDGDGGRYICTWHFVVAKDYDTDFVNWGMYRQMLFDEKTMVGPVLPFSDMGKMLYGKYAPRNIPMPFATVISPDPLSAIASSAPSPIAESDFTGQLMGEPVELVKCETCDLYVPAHAEIIIEGVIVPNLTIEEAPFGEYTGYRTSPRDKRTVYRVKAVTMRKKPIMAVSNMGVPTDEGQLLRSFSMALEMERMLRDQGLPISGVYMLPESTHHLVVVGVKPIYANIATQISQLVFGSKFGAWFHMVLVVDDKTDIYNKDEIIHALSTRCHPVRGIRVTEHGFGTPLNPFASPEERKFSRTPKVVFDCLFPPEWPTSDLPIPVSFGSTYPKQIQERVLEKWRTYGFKD, encoded by the coding sequence ATGGCTTACAAGTACTACAAAGACAACAGAGTATACATTGAAGCACTGCAGAAGACGGGTGATCTGGTCGTAATCAATGAGGAGGTGGACTGGGACCTTGAGATGGGCGCCATCGTGCGTAGAATGTGCGAACGCAAATCACCGGCCGCCTACTTCAAGAAGATAAAAGAGTATCCCGAATTTGAGGCATTCGGCGCGCCGATCGCCACGTGGCGCCGCCTCGCCATCTGCTTTGGACTGCCTCCAGAGGCGACAATTCCTGAGATCCAGACGGAATACTTGAAAAGAACCAGCGGACCGGCCATCCCACCGCGCATTATCGATAAGAAGGATGCCCCCTGCAAAGAAAAGATTCTCATGGGTGACGACGCGAACCTTCTTAACCTTCCTGCGCCCATGGTCCACGACGGTGATGGAGGCCGCTACATCTGCACATGGCACTTTGTTGTGGCGAAAGACTACGACACGGATTTCGTCAACTGGGGTATGTATCGCCAGATGCTCTTTGACGAAAAGACAATGGTCGGACCGGTGCTGCCTTTCTCGGACATGGGCAAGATGCTGTACGGCAAGTACGCGCCGCGAAATATTCCCATGCCCTTCGCCACAGTTATAAGCCCTGATCCTCTCTCGGCCATAGCAAGTTCCGCACCGAGCCCCATTGCAGAATCTGATTTCACGGGTCAGCTCATGGGAGAGCCTGTTGAACTCGTCAAATGTGAAACATGCGATCTCTATGTGCCGGCCCACGCCGAGATCATCATCGAGGGCGTCATTGTGCCCAACCTCACCATTGAAGAGGCACCATTCGGTGAGTACACCGGCTACAGGACAAGCCCGCGCGACAAGCGGACCGTCTACCGCGTAAAAGCAGTCACCATGCGCAAGAAACCTATCATGGCCGTTTCAAACATGGGCGTACCCACGGATGAAGGGCAGCTGCTCCGTTCCTTCTCCATGGCGCTCGAAATGGAAAGAATGCTGCGAGACCAGGGGCTTCCCATCTCGGGCGTCTACATGCTCCCTGAGTCAACACACCATCTTGTGGTGGTGGGCGTGAAACCGATATACGCCAATATCGCCACACAGATCAGCCAGTTGGTCTTCGGCAGCAAGTTCGGCGCGTGGTTTCACATGGTGCTCGTGGTAGATGACAAAACCGATATCTACAACAAGGATGAGATCATTCACGCGCTCTCCACGCGCTGCCATCCTGTAAGAGGCATACGCGTGACAGAGCACGGCTTCGGTACGCCGCTCAATCCCTTCGCGAGCCCGGAGGAGCGGAAATTCAGCAGGACGCCCAAGGTCGTCTTCGACTGCCTCTTTCCGCCCGAATGGCCTACATCCGACCTGCCCATCCCGGTGAGTTTCGGCAGCACGTATCCAAAGCAAATCCAAGAGCGCGTGCTCGAAAAATGGCGCACTTACGGCTTCAAAGATTAG
- a CDS encoding LysR family transcriptional regulator, with the protein MLSYSLGSLIVFSRVVQHRSFSKAADALLMTQPGVSNHVAQLEAQTGLKLLKRDRGKFELTKEGRVIYRYAQKLEKMAEDLENTLRTLHKELRPYLRIGTVPTYSRIMMPYVLGDFQKTYPNIKIRLDVGSSNEMKKSLVAGQNDIVIAATLHVSKKMQAFPVLREELVLITANGHPLARRRTVSLSDIKAYPLIIREEGSATRDVVLAAFSRIGIAPSVLIEAKSTEFIKEWVAQEKGVSILIRRAVNEEEDKSITRISLRDPLFLEVSVLFLKARRYDPSIQKFVSHVRELRL; encoded by the coding sequence ATGCTTTCCTATTCCCTTGGCTCTCTCATTGTCTTTTCCAGAGTGGTTCAACACAGAAGTTTCTCCAAGGCGGCGGATGCCCTCCTTATGACGCAGCCGGGAGTTTCGAATCACGTTGCGCAGCTGGAGGCGCAGACGGGCCTGAAGCTCCTGAAGAGGGACAGGGGAAAATTTGAGCTTACCAAGGAAGGCAGGGTGATCTATCGTTACGCGCAGAAACTGGAAAAGATGGCAGAGGATCTGGAGAATACTCTGCGCACGTTGCACAAAGAACTGCGCCCTTATCTTCGCATAGGGACTGTGCCTACGTATTCGAGGATCATGATGCCCTACGTGCTGGGAGATTTTCAGAAGACGTATCCAAACATAAAGATAAGGCTGGACGTGGGCTCTTCCAATGAAATGAAAAAAAGCCTCGTCGCCGGCCAGAACGATATCGTTATCGCAGCCACGCTTCACGTCTCGAAGAAGATGCAAGCCTTCCCGGTCCTGAGGGAGGAACTCGTATTGATAACGGCCAATGGTCACCCTCTGGCACGCAGGAGGACAGTCTCTCTATCCGACATTAAAGCCTACCCTTTGATTATCAGGGAGGAGGGTTCTGCAACCCGGGATGTGGTGCTTGCAGCCTTTTCACGAATTGGCATTGCTCCTTCCGTGCTGATCGAAGCAAAAAGTACTGAATTCATCAAGGAGTGGGTAGCGCAAGAAAAGGGTGTTTCCATACTTATCAGGCGTGCCGTGAACGAAGAAGAGGATAAGTCCATCACCCGTATCTCTTTACGCGACCCCCTTTTCCTGGAGGTTTCTGTCCTCTTCCTCAAGGCGAGGCGCTATGATCCTTCAATCCAGAAATTCGTCAGCCACGTGAGAGAACTGCGGTTGTAA
- a CDS encoding Tm-1-like ATP-binding domain-containing protein, with translation MSSRKRLLVIATLDTKGREAAYIKECAEGRGVKTMLMDVGTLGPPQAPPDLTRDDLASAAGSDLAASITKQTRSNAVRTVQTGGAIIATRLQQRGQIDGVIGLGGGTGTAIVTSIMRSLPFGFPKVAVSTVASRDVREYVGTKDILMFHSVADLLGFNDFMRHILAQAAYAVCGMMEKESTIRTERPMVGVTAYGINSGCAVLAEPLLDARGYDMIGFHANGCGGMAMEEMIAEGLIAGALDFNPHEIADEMFGGYCKGIGPERLETAGRMGIPLIFAPGGLDNAVFSPYYPMPDELKGRRIHGHDTRFCVRMEAPEMEKFARIVAEKLNKGRGPARVLIPTKGWSDADKQGMALFDPAVDRIFTEKLKSLLDPRIPVEELDVHISEPAFAERAVDILDGMIRASRAGTL, from the coding sequence ATGAGTTCACGAAAAAGACTTCTTGTTATTGCCACACTGGACACCAAGGGGCGGGAGGCAGCCTACATCAAGGAGTGCGCCGAGGGGCGGGGCGTCAAGACAATGCTCATGGACGTGGGAACCCTCGGCCCACCCCAGGCGCCTCCCGACCTTACGCGTGACGATCTTGCATCTGCAGCCGGCTCAGATCTGGCTGCGAGCATCACAAAGCAGACCAGGTCAAATGCAGTCAGGACCGTTCAAACGGGCGGGGCCATCATCGCAACGCGCCTTCAACAAAGAGGTCAGATAGACGGCGTCATAGGTCTCGGAGGCGGTACGGGAACCGCTATAGTAACTTCAATCATGCGGTCGCTGCCCTTCGGTTTCCCCAAGGTGGCCGTGTCTACGGTCGCGTCACGGGACGTCAGAGAGTATGTCGGGACAAAAGATATCCTGATGTTTCACTCGGTAGCAGACCTTCTGGGGTTTAACGATTTCATGCGCCATATCCTCGCCCAGGCAGCCTATGCCGTCTGCGGCATGATGGAAAAGGAGAGCACGATCAGAACAGAACGGCCTATGGTCGGCGTTACTGCGTACGGGATCAATTCCGGCTGCGCAGTGCTCGCAGAGCCGCTTCTGGATGCGCGAGGATACGATATGATCGGTTTTCATGCGAATGGTTGCGGCGGTATGGCGATGGAAGAGATGATCGCAGAAGGCCTCATTGCAGGTGCGCTCGATTTCAATCCTCATGAGATAGCCGATGAGATGTTCGGAGGGTACTGCAAAGGAATAGGACCGGAGCGGCTTGAGACCGCGGGCAGAATGGGCATCCCGCTTATCTTCGCGCCGGGTGGGCTTGACAACGCCGTATTCAGCCCGTATTATCCTATGCCTGACGAATTGAAGGGAAGAAGAATTCACGGCCATGACACTCGGTTCTGTGTGCGCATGGAAGCTCCTGAAATGGAAAAGTTTGCTCGCATAGTGGCAGAGAAGCTGAATAAAGGTAGAGGTCCCGCTCGGGTGCTCATCCCCACGAAAGGCTGGTCGGATGCAGACAAGCAAGGTATGGCACTCTTTGATCCTGCTGTTGATCGCATCTTTACAGAAAAGCTCAAATCGCTCCTTGATCCACGCATACCCGTGGAAGAACTCGACGTACACATAAGCGAACCTGCTTTCGCAGAGCGGGCGGTCGATATTCTTGACGGCATGATAAGAGCCTCACGGGCGGGGACACTGTAA
- a CDS encoding HAD hydrolase family protein encodes MASEKDMNAAKERAKKIKLFAHDIHGVLTTNTVFCDVEGNRRYAFWHMDGFGDLSMMANDIKPVFLDSTSIDGEGLYRAKELKLDKMYFAVKDKAAKLEELKKDLNLTDEQIGYIGCELTDIPLMKKAGFAVAVADAIPEVKELAHYVTAAPGGKGPIREVCEFILRSMGKWDEWVEKVTKMGYK; translated from the coding sequence ATGGCATCGGAAAAGGATATGAACGCTGCGAAAGAGAGAGCAAAGAAGATAAAGCTGTTTGCCCATGATATTCACGGCGTACTGACGACTAATACGGTCTTCTGCGATGTGGAAGGAAACAGGCGCTACGCCTTCTGGCACATGGACGGCTTTGGCGATCTGTCGATGATGGCAAATGACATCAAGCCTGTTTTCCTCGATTCCACCTCTATTGATGGGGAAGGATTGTATCGGGCGAAGGAGCTGAAGCTGGACAAGATGTATTTTGCAGTCAAGGACAAAGCGGCCAAACTGGAAGAGTTGAAGAAAGATTTGAATCTGACAGACGAGCAGATCGGCTACATCGGTTGCGAGTTGACGGATATCCCGCTGATGAAAAAAGCAGGATTTGCGGTGGCCGTGGCCGATGCCATTCCAGAAGTGAAAGAGTTGGCCCACTACGTGACCGCAGCGCCAGGGGGCAAAGGCCCGATAAGGGAAGTATGTGAATTCATCCTGCGGTCAATGGGCAAGTGGGATGAGTGGGTGGAGAAGGTAACAAAGATGGGTTACAAATAA
- a CDS encoding PEP/pyruvate-binding domain-containing protein, whose protein sequence is MTEKEKRLTIWYDEMDGNDFPLVGKKNANLGEMIKAGIPVAPGFCITIYANEKFIVDTGIKSELEKLLTELGQVTFETAKQASETGIRLIENAQVPSDIEEDILANYKKLCERSKTGVCPVAVRSSGAVSMPGQMETYLNIRGEKDLIDYVKRCWASAYNVEAIMYRMNKGMPFLFNIGVGIPKMVNSRVSGIIFTINPVNGDLSKISIDASCGLGEAVVSGMVTPDTYLVDKITLDTIKTTIGSKETQCVYRENGSDILQTEVPEEMRCVPCLTHFELKELARVGKLIENYYGKPYDIEFGIDADFQFPENIIILQVRPESVWSKKEVAPKTEQKKDAMDRILGQLLTGVRIK, encoded by the coding sequence ATGACAGAAAAAGAAAAAAGGCTCACCATCTGGTACGACGAAATGGACGGTAACGACTTTCCACTCGTCGGTAAGAAAAATGCCAATCTCGGAGAAATGATCAAAGCGGGCATACCGGTCGCTCCGGGATTTTGCATCACCATTTATGCCAACGAGAAATTTATTGTTGATACGGGAATAAAATCAGAGCTGGAGAAACTGCTAACTGAGCTTGGTCAGGTGACATTTGAAACCGCAAAGCAGGCAAGCGAAACAGGCATTCGCTTAATTGAAAACGCGCAGGTACCATCCGACATAGAAGAAGATATACTCGCCAATTACAAGAAGCTTTGCGAAAGGAGCAAGACGGGCGTCTGTCCTGTGGCAGTCAGATCGAGTGGCGCCGTATCCATGCCGGGCCAGATGGAGACATATCTCAATATACGCGGAGAAAAGGACCTTATCGACTACGTCAAGAGATGCTGGGCCAGTGCCTACAATGTCGAAGCTATCATGTACCGCATGAACAAGGGAATGCCGTTCCTCTTCAATATAGGCGTCGGTATCCCTAAGATGGTCAACTCCAGAGTATCGGGGATAATCTTTACCATTAACCCCGTGAACGGCGATCTTTCAAAAATTTCGATTGATGCGAGTTGCGGTCTCGGAGAGGCTGTAGTCAGCGGCATGGTAACGCCAGACACATACCTTGTCGACAAGATCACCCTCGACACCATAAAGACAACCATAGGCAGCAAAGAGACCCAATGCGTTTACCGGGAGAATGGGAGCGACATCCTGCAGACAGAAGTGCCTGAGGAGATGAGGTGTGTTCCCTGTCTCACACACTTTGAATTGAAAGAGCTTGCCCGCGTCGGAAAATTGATCGAGAACTATTATGGAAAACCTTACGACATCGAGTTCGGGATCGATGCCGATTTTCAGTTCCCCGAAAATATCATCATTCTCCAGGTGAGACCTGAATCCGTCTGGAGCAAGAAGGAGGTTGCGCCAAAAACTGAACAGAAGAAAGATGCCATGGACCGCATCTTAGGCCAGTTACTGACGGGGGTGAGGATAAAATAG
- a CDS encoding UbiX family flavin prenyltransferase — protein sequence MRIIVGISGATGVVYGVRMLKALRACGVETHLVVTQSAIKNLVIETEYTRTDLESLAHTVYDVEDIGAAIASGSYQVDGMVVIPCSIKTLSAVANSFNYNLLVRAADVTLKERRRLVLVVRETPLHEGHLDLMAKVTRTGGIIMPPVPAFYHMPKTIDDIIDQTVGKVLDLFSIDAKIFKRWGTKNNMKLVRERGRK from the coding sequence ATGAGGATCATAGTCGGCATTTCAGGTGCGACCGGTGTGGTCTACGGTGTGCGCATGCTGAAGGCGCTGCGCGCCTGCGGTGTTGAGACACACCTTGTCGTGACACAGTCAGCCATCAAGAATCTGGTCATAGAGACAGAGTACACGAGGACCGACCTGGAATCCCTGGCGCATACAGTGTACGACGTGGAGGACATCGGTGCAGCCATCGCCAGCGGTTCGTACCAGGTCGACGGAATGGTCGTCATCCCCTGCTCTATCAAAACGCTCTCTGCGGTTGCCAATTCCTTCAACTACAACCTTCTCGTCAGAGCAGCAGACGTAACGCTCAAGGAACGCAGAAGGCTCGTGCTCGTGGTAAGGGAAACACCGCTCCACGAAGGGCACCTGGACCTCATGGCCAAAGTAACACGAACGGGCGGGATTATCATGCCGCCTGTGCCGGCCTTTTACCACATGCCGAAAACGATCGACGATATTATTGATCAGACAGTAGGAAAGGTTCTCGATCTTTTCTCCATCGACGCCAAGATCTTCAAGAGGTGGGGAACGAAGAACAATATGAAGCTGGTACGGGAACGGGGAAGAAAGTAG
- a CDS encoding DUF120 domain-containing protein, with protein sequence MKIKGKVVTGLGESGKFLAIDWVNRAVCEKFTFTPFCGTLNIEVRDPAIQKELIQKAEDRIASCEEGFCDAVTYRGRVNGRYECGLIIPLVPNYPEQILEIVAPVHLKDALNIKDGDEIELELEITGPH encoded by the coding sequence ATGAAGATTAAGGGTAAAGTCGTCACGGGGCTTGGCGAATCAGGAAAATTTCTTGCGATAGATTGGGTGAATCGGGCAGTATGCGAGAAGTTCACCTTCACGCCTTTCTGCGGCACGCTCAATATAGAGGTGAGAGATCCGGCTATCCAGAAGGAACTGATACAAAAGGCCGAAGACAGAATTGCTTCATGTGAAGAAGGTTTCTGTGATGCGGTGACCTATCGCGGACGGGTCAACGGACGGTATGAATGCGGCCTCATAATACCCCTGGTTCCGAACTACCCGGAGCAGATACTGGAGATTGTCGCGCCGGTTCACCTGAAGGATGCGCTGAATATCAAAGATGGTGATGAGATCGAGCTGGAGCTGGAAATTACCGGGCCTCACTGA
- a CDS encoding HAD hydrolase family protein produces the protein MSQADATEKAKKVKFVIFDIHGILTDNTLFYTQDGVKSEAFCLHDRIGIKALMDSGVGVSFLTSKVARDVEQMATIYGVPPDMLWGSSAKMARLDEFEKQSGLKDDDICYVGDEMIDLGIMKRVFFSVAPADGSPEARAIADLVTKAGGGRGVARELAEFILRAQGKWDQFVAQYG, from the coding sequence ATGAGCCAGGCAGATGCAACCGAAAAAGCAAAAAAAGTGAAGTTCGTTATCTTCGATATTCATGGCATACTCACAGACAACACGCTCTTTTACACACAGGACGGCGTGAAGTCTGAAGCGTTCTGCCTCCATGACCGCATCGGTATCAAGGCACTCATGGATTCCGGCGTCGGCGTTTCCTTCCTGACAAGCAAGGTCGCGAGAGACGTGGAACAGATGGCAACAATTTACGGTGTTCCACCTGATATGCTCTGGGGGAGTTCAGCAAAGATGGCAAGGCTCGACGAGTTCGAGAAGCAGTCGGGGCTGAAGGACGACGACATATGCTACGTGGGCGATGAGATGATCGACCTCGGGATCATGAAGCGGGTCTTCTTCTCTGTGGCTCCGGCAGACGGCTCGCCCGAGGCCAGAGCAATCGCTGACCTCGTTACAAAGGCCGGCGGAGGTAGAGGAGTAGCCCGTGAACTGGCCGAGTTTATTTTAAGGGCACAGGGCAAGTGGGACCAGTTTGTAGCGCAGTACGGATAA
- a CDS encoding UbiD family decarboxylase, which yields MESLRDYVAFTRKHGLLLEIDEQVVREDIPQLIEQLSDTKKVLLFKSLKGYTCSLVANLVPSHEIFRLIFDTDDPYNFFLQSLKKTAKTVQTERKLETVSVKGRDLLSLLPILKHYEKDSAPFITTSIASARDPDTGVVGRGVHRMEYRGKNRMGIAIINPPLVDIYRKHKAKGERMPITIAIGVDPLLFLGMALKAQPGQDKLEMAGGLKGKGVKVVQSFDARIDVPAGAEIYLEGYIDTKDVRQDGPLGEISGYYMTNKESPTMIVNRLSYQPAPMYHALLPTSLEGDTYLTFVSRALIEETLKKLFPFIVDLAFVQKTFGSSVVVSVKPVHRSRIRNLLLSLLAFQTIKKAVVVDEDIDLHNLRDVEWALVTRCVADRDILIIPDLHAQAIDPQAEHGLGVSKMGIDATTQGKTFEEKAAVAAGNRRNIERILKSLGGVCS from the coding sequence ATGGAGTCGCTGCGGGACTACGTTGCGTTTACCAGGAAGCACGGCCTGCTCCTCGAAATCGATGAGCAGGTTGTCAGGGAAGACATCCCCCAATTGATAGAGCAACTCTCGGACACAAAGAAAGTGCTGCTCTTCAAGAGCCTCAAAGGATACACGTGCTCCCTTGTTGCGAACCTCGTTCCATCGCACGAAATCTTCCGCCTCATCTTCGACACGGATGATCCGTACAACTTCTTTCTTCAAAGCCTCAAAAAAACAGCAAAGACCGTGCAGACTGAAAGAAAACTGGAGACGGTGAGCGTTAAAGGGCGGGACCTCCTGTCATTGCTCCCCATACTGAAGCACTACGAAAAAGATTCGGCACCTTTCATAACCACGAGCATCGCCTCAGCCCGCGACCCGGATACGGGCGTAGTGGGAAGAGGCGTCCATAGAATGGAGTACCGGGGCAAGAACCGTATGGGTATCGCTATCATCAACCCTCCTCTTGTCGATATTTACAGGAAACATAAGGCAAAGGGCGAAAGGATGCCCATCACTATCGCCATCGGCGTGGACCCGCTTCTTTTCCTGGGGATGGCACTGAAAGCTCAGCCCGGCCAGGACAAGCTGGAGATGGCAGGCGGCTTGAAAGGAAAAGGGGTGAAGGTGGTGCAATCCTTCGATGCCCGGATCGACGTGCCGGCAGGTGCAGAAATCTATCTCGAAGGCTACATCGACACTAAAGATGTGAGACAGGACGGCCCTCTCGGGGAAATCAGCGGCTACTACATGACAAACAAGGAAAGCCCCACGATGATCGTGAATCGGCTCTCCTACCAACCCGCACCAATGTATCATGCACTTCTGCCGACCAGCCTTGAAGGAGATACCTACCTCACGTTCGTCAGCAGGGCTCTTATAGAAGAAACACTGAAGAAACTCTTCCCGTTCATCGTCGATCTTGCATTCGTACAGAAAACGTTTGGGTCCTCAGTTGTGGTTTCCGTCAAACCGGTTCACAGATCGAGGATACGCAACCTGTTGCTCTCTTTACTTGCCTTCCAGACCATAAAGAAAGCAGTTGTGGTGGATGAAGATATTGACCTCCACAATCTCAGGGATGTAGAATGGGCTCTGGTTACCAGGTGTGTGGCTGACAGGGATATTCTGATCATACCTGACCTGCATGCGCAGGCCATCGACCCTCAGGCTGAGCACGGCCTGGGTGTTTCGAAAATGGGAATTGATGCCACCACACAGGGAAAAACCTTCGAGGAAAAGGCGGCTGTAGCAGCCGGGAATCGCAGGAACATTGAACGCATTCTCAAATCACTGGGAGGGGTCTGTTCATGA
- the ppcB gene encoding phenylphosphate carboxylase subunit beta yields the protein MDLRDFVAQCEKVGQLKRVKAEVDWDLEISHVAKIVEEKSGPALLFENVKGYKSPVLTGAFGTTQRLAMILGKNPDLSMVQLTKEWVNIAVKEVLRAKEVKDGPIFENIVEADKVDTFAFPSPKFYELDGGRYFGTAVFMVLQDPETGNINLGTYRMGILDNKTIGVQILKGKTGDRIMKKYGKAGKKMPACAIIGGDPLHIFASAATVKAKSGYDVVSSLRGEPVEVVKGQLTGLPIPAAAEIVLEGEIDPQQLRNEGPFGEYTGYYTEELIKPIPKPALNVQRVYFRNNPILWETSVGRPVGDQHMLYAFTRNASLWTDLTKMEIPGIKSVYTLPEGSGRFIVVVSVQQMYPGHADQVGAAVIASNTGTYGIKCVIIVDDDIDADDLPRVWWALGTRYSPSRGTQIINRGRSTPLDPAIGADENKFITSRIIMDATIPFDWKVKPSEIKLSEGMLSKVKARWAEYGID from the coding sequence ATGGATCTTCGGGATTTCGTGGCACAGTGTGAGAAGGTAGGTCAACTGAAGAGAGTCAAGGCCGAGGTTGATTGGGATCTGGAAATCTCTCATGTCGCAAAGATCGTTGAAGAGAAAAGTGGCCCTGCACTTCTATTTGAGAACGTGAAGGGATATAAGAGTCCCGTCCTGACCGGTGCGTTCGGTACAACGCAGAGATTGGCGATGATACTCGGCAAAAACCCGGACCTCTCCATGGTGCAGCTCACAAAGGAATGGGTGAATATCGCAGTCAAAGAGGTGCTTCGGGCGAAGGAAGTGAAAGACGGCCCTATCTTCGAAAACATCGTCGAGGCTGATAAAGTGGACACGTTTGCCTTTCCTTCTCCGAAATTCTATGAGCTGGACGGAGGACGCTACTTCGGCACCGCAGTATTCATGGTTCTGCAGGACCCGGAGACGGGGAACATAAACCTGGGCACCTATCGTATGGGCATCCTCGACAACAAGACTATAGGAGTCCAGATACTCAAAGGGAAAACCGGAGACCGGATCATGAAGAAGTATGGCAAGGCCGGCAAGAAGATGCCGGCGTGTGCCATCATAGGCGGGGATCCCCTCCATATCTTTGCGAGCGCTGCGACCGTCAAGGCCAAGAGCGGGTACGATGTTGTGAGCTCTCTGCGCGGTGAGCCCGTTGAAGTGGTGAAGGGGCAGCTCACAGGCCTGCCCATTCCCGCTGCTGCGGAGATAGTTCTGGAAGGAGAGATCGACCCGCAGCAGCTCCGTAACGAAGGGCCCTTCGGTGAATACACCGGGTACTACACGGAGGAGCTGATAAAGCCTATCCCAAAGCCGGCACTTAACGTACAGCGCGTCTATTTCAGAAACAATCCCATTCTGTGGGAGACAAGCGTGGGCAGGCCCGTAGGTGATCAGCACATGCTCTACGCCTTCACGCGTAATGCATCCCTGTGGACCGATCTTACCAAGATGGAGATCCCCGGCATAAAATCGGTTTACACATTGCCGGAAGGCTCAGGACGTTTCATTGTAGTGGTCTCGGTCCAGCAGATGTACCCCGGTCACGCGGATCAGGTAGGGGCTGCGGTCATCGCGAGTAATACGGGCACCTACGGCATTAAATGCGTTATTATCGTAGATGACGATATTGACGCAGACGATCTCCCGAGAGTCTGGTGGGCGCTGGGGACGCGTTACAGCCCTTCGCGCGGCACACAGATCATCAACAGGGGAAGGTCAACTCCTCTAGACCCGGCAATCGGCGCCGACGAAAACAAGTTCATCACGTCACGCATCATCATGGACGCCACCATACCGTTTGATTGGAAGGTCAAACCTTCAGAGATCAAACTCTCGGAAGGCATGCTTTCTAAAGTGAAGGCCAGATGGGCTGAGTATGGAATAGATTGA